In a single window of the Diospyros lotus cultivar Yz01 chromosome 10, ASM1463336v1, whole genome shotgun sequence genome:
- the LOC127811573 gene encoding probable receptor-like protein kinase At2g42960, which translates to MSSEGLSAELSKKTSFMGLKLWVIIGICVGAFIILILGILSLWLTLRKKSRRTLDKYSLSQIPIVSKDIKVDRVGFQNSHDHPESLFPTVHDKSTDKNSEKMLVHLSMSKSSDGDNISQCSSVYHNERGFSSQSGEEGSSGTFRKQSSHPYGISMASPLIGLPEVSHLGWGHWFTLRDLELATNRFSKENVLGEGGYGVVYKGRLINGTEVAVKKLLNNLGQAEKEFRVEVEAIGHVRHKNLVRLLGYCIEGVHRMLVYEYVNNGNLEQWLHGAMQHHGTLTWEARMNVLLGTAKALAYLHEAIEPKVVHRDIKSSNILIDDEFNGKLSDFGLAKLLDSGESHITTRVMGTFGYVAPEYANTGLLNERSDIYSFGVLLLEAVTGRDPVDYSRPANEVNLVEWLKMMVGNRRAEEVVDPNLEVKPTTRALKRALLISLRCVDPDSEKRPKMSQVVQMLDADEFPYREDRRHRKSRTASMEIESMKESCASADTESSRVQSESHYTSEMTR; encoded by the exons ATGTCGTCCGAAGGTCTAAGTGCAGAATTATCAAAGAAAACATCGTTTATGGGTCTAAAGCTATGGGTTATAATTGGTATTTGTGTTGGTGCATTCATAATTTTGATACTCGGTATCTTGTCTCTATGGCTCACTCTGCGGAAAAAATCTAGAAGAACACTAGACAAGTATTCCCTTTCTCAGATACCCATTGTCTCCAAAGACATCAAGGTTGACAGAGTTGGGTTTCAGAATTCCCATGATCATCCAGAGAGTTTGTTTCCCACGGTTCATGATAAATCTACTGACAAAAATTCAGAGAAGATGTTAGTTCATTTGAGTATGAGCAAATCAAGTGATGGAGATAATATCAGTCAGTGCAGCTCAGTCTATCACAACGAGAGAGGCTTTAGTTCACAATCAGGGGAAGAGGGAAGTTCTGGAACCTTCCGAAAGCAGTCTTCACATCCTTATGGGATTTCAATGGCCTCTCCTTTAATTGGATTGCCAGAAGTCTCACATCTTGGTTGGGGTCATTGGTTTACACTTAGAGATCTTGAACTTGCAACAAATCGTTTTTCAAAGGAGAATGTGCTTGGGGAAGGTGGATATGGAGTTGTCTACAAGGGCAGACTCATTAATGGGACTGAGGTAGCAGTCAAGAAACTTCTTAACAATCT GGGTCAGGCCGAGAAAGAATTTAGGGTTGAAGTGGAGGCTATAGGCCATGTTCGACACAAGAATCTTGTGCGGCTCCTTGGTTATTGCATAGAGGGAGTTCACAG AATGCTGGTTTATGAATATGTGAATAACGGCAACTTGGAGCAGTGGCTTCATGGGGCTATGCAGCATCATGGTACTCTTACCTGGGAAGCCCGAATGAATGTTCTTCTTGGTACTGCTAAGGC GCTTGCTTATTTACATGAAGCAATAGAACCAAAAGTTGTGCACCGGGACATAAAATCTAGTAATATCTTGATTGACGATGAGTTTAATGGAAAGCTTTCTGATTTTGGGTTGGCCAAGCTCTTGGACTCAGGAGAATCTCATATAACAACCAGAGTTATGGGAACATTTGG TTATGTTGCTCCAGAATATGCTAATACTGGCCTGTTAAATGAAAGGAGTGATATTTATAGTTTTGGCGTCCTTCTCCTTGAAGCAGTAACTGGAAGAGATCCTGTTGACTATAGTCGGCCTGCTAATGAG GTTAATCTTGTGGAATGGCTTAAGATGATGGTAGGAAATAGGAGAGCTGAGGAAGTTGTAGATCCAAATCTTGAGGTCAAGCCTACAACACGTGCTCTAAAACGTGCACTTCTGATTTCCCTTAGGTGTGTTGATCCTGACTCAGAGAAGCGGCCGAAAATGAGTCAGGTTGTTCAAATGCTTGACGCAGATGAGTTCCCTTATCGTGAG GACCGAAGGCACAGGAAAAGCCGAACTGCCAGCATGGAAATTGAATCCATGAAGGAGAGTTGTGCTTCGGCTGACACTGAAAGCAGCAGGGTTCAATCAGAGAGCCATTATACATCTGAGATGACTCGCTGA
- the LOC127810917 gene encoding WRKY transcription factor 28-like has protein sequence MMSGESRDLYHNHHNYPFHHGRSSSSSSTAALPFFPQENHSIYNFHGGGFEDPSSYVSFTDSLYGSIHHYNSLSTAFDMSCSSSEAISPCVAADHSAENPLTPLSSLSSSSTERAGAAAAAADHEDSPKIIPGKDKQQRRQGCGGGDGDDDDNDDKLKKENTAKKKREKKQRQQRYAFMTKSEIDNLEDGYRWRKYGQKAVKNSPFPRSYYRCTSQKCTVKKRIERSFQDPTIVITTYEGQHNHHSPATLRGNAARIFSSSSSHLFPPSQQAGPSFPQELLAQMLPVSIDHHQAPPTSGYLDHHQLQLQLQPHPHPHPHPHPSDHYYGFLQDAMAPSPFIHKQDHP, from the exons ATGATGTCCGGTGAAAGTAGAGATCTGTACCACAACCACCACAATTACCCTTTCCACCATGGgcgcagcagcagcagcagcagtacTGCTGCTCTTCCCTTCTTCCCGCAGGAAAATCACTCAATCTACAACTTCCACGGCGGCGGATTCGAGGATCCATCCTCCTACGTCAGCTTCACGGACAGTCTATATGGCTCTATCCATCACTACAACTCCCTTTCAACCGCTTTCGACATGTCTTGCTCTTCATCCGAAGCCATCTCTCCCTGTGTCGCTGCAGATCACTCCGCCGAAAACCCATTGACGCCCCTTTCCTCACTCTCTTCCTCCTCCACCGAACGAGCTggagctgctgctgctgctgctgatcATGAAGATTCCCCCAAGATCATCCCTGGAAAGGATAAGCAGCAGCGACGTCAAGGCTGTGGTggtggagatggagatgatgatgataacgACGACAAGCTCAAAAAAGA GAACAcggcaaaaaagaaaagagagaaaaagcaAAGGCAGCAGCGATACGCCTTCATGACAAAGAGTGAGATCGATAATCTTGAAGATGGATACAGATGGAGGAAGTATGGACAGAAAGCAGTCAAGAACAGCCCCTTCCCAAG GAGTTATTATAGATGCACCAGCCAGAAGTGCACAGTGAAGAAGCGAATCGAGAGATCATTCCAAGACCCAACAATTGTGATCACAACATACGAAGGCCAGCACAACCATCACAGCCCGGCGACGCTCCGCGGCAACGCCGCCAGAATCTTCTCATCGTCGTCTTCCCACCTCTTCCCCCCGTCACAGCAAGCCGGCCCCAGCTTCCCTCAAGAGCTGCTTGCTCAGATGCTTCCAGTTTCCATCGACCACCACCAAGCTCCACCGACCTCCGGCTACTTGGATCATCATCAGCTGCAGCTGCAGCTGCAGCCCCACCCGCACCCGCACCCGCACCCGCACCCGTCGGATCACTACTATGGCTTCTTGCAGGACGCAATGGCGCCTTCTCCATTCATCCACAAACAGGACCACCCATGA